A region of the Zhihengliuella halotolerans genome:
CCGCCAGGTGGAGCCGAGCGTGGTGTACTACAAGAACGACTGGGCAGCGACGACGGCCCGCGATGTCGCCGATCAGCTGGGCATCGGGACGATCTACCAGACGGAGAACGTCCCCGTCGAGATCTCGGTGGTGCTCGGCAGCGCCGGGCGCTAACGGCGCACTGCCAGGCCAAGGAGCGGCCCGACGGGCCGCCCCGCGGTGGCGCTGTACAACGTTGTATAGTGCTAGCACCTGCAACTGATCGGAGGGGCCATGGCTGCCACCCTGCACGACGTCGCCCGGATGGCCCAGGTGTCGATCAAGACCGTGTCGAACGTCATCAACGAGCGGCCGAACGTCGGCAGCGCCACGCGCGCCAAGGTCGAGGCCGCCATCGCTGAACTCGGCTACACACCCAACCTCACGGCCCGCGGCCTGCGCTCTGGCCGCAAGGGGGCGATCACGCTGGCCGTGCCCGATCTCGCGCTGAGCTACTTCGCCGAGCTCGCGGCCGAGGTGATCGCCGCTGCGGAAGCGGCCGGCGTCGTCGTACTGGTCGAGCAGACCGGCGGCGACCGCGAGCGCGAGCTGGCCCTGCTGAAGAGTCCGCGGCTGAACATGACCGACGGGCTGATCTTCTCGCCGCTCGGCATGGGGCAGGAGGACGTCGGCGCGCTCGAGGTCTCCTACCCACTCGTCATCCTGGGTGAGCGCATCTTCGAGGGGCCCGCAGATCACGTGACGATGCAGAACGTCGCCGCGGCGCGGGCGGCCACCGAGTACCTCCTCGATTCCGGGCGGCGCCGGATCGCCGTCGTCGGAGCGCACGAGGGTGAGGTCGTCGGCTCCGCCGGGCTCCGGCTGAGTGGCTACCGTGAGGCGCTCGCGGCCGCCGGCATCGAGTACGAACCGAACCTGATCGCCCATTCGGGGCTGTGGCACCGCGCCAACGGCGCCACCTGCATGCGCGAGCTGCTCGCGCGGGGTGTCGATTTCGACGCGGTCTTCGGGCTGAACGACACGCTCGCCCTGGGCGCGATGCGCGTGCTCCAGGAGGCGGGGATCTCCGTGCCCGCCGACGTCGCCGTTATGGGATTCGACGACCTCGAGGAGACGCCGTACTCGATCCCCTCGCTGACCACGGTTGATCCCGGCCGTGGCTGGATCGCCCGGACTGCGGTCAAGACGCTGTTGCAGCGCATCAACGATGCGGGCAGCGGCGGACCCGCCGAGACGCGGCTGGCCGAGTTCGAGATCCGGCGCCGAGAGTCTACTGCCGCCGCGTGAAGCGGGTCACGAAGACTACTTGACATAGATCACACCCGCCCTCATGATTGGTGGTACAACGTTTACAGTACAACGTTGTACTTGATGGCAGGCAGTACGGATCCGCGGGAGGCCGCGAGGGATGCGGCCGTCGGGAACAACGCTGATTCCACCTTGAGAGGAAGTAGAACCATGAAGTCCAAGACTTCGAGGGTTTTCGCCGCGACGCCGATCGCTGCTCTGTCGATCGCCGGCCTGGCGGCCTGCGGCGGCGAGACGGCGGCGAACTGCACCAACGAGATCCTGAAGGACGACGCGACTCAGGTCTCCGTCTGGGCCTGGTATCCCGCGTTTGAGCAGGTCGTCGACCACTTCAACGAAACGCACGACGACGTGCAGGTCTGCTGGACCAACGCCGGACAGGGCAACGATCAGTACACCAAGTTCTCGACGGCCATCGAGGCCGGCTCCGGCGCCCCGGACGTCATCATGCTCGAGGCCGAGGTGCTCTCCAGCTTCTCGATCCGCGACGCGCTGACGGATCTCTCCGAATACGGCGTCGCCGACATCGCCGGCAACTACACCGAGGGTGCCTGGAGCGACGTGTCCAGCGGCAACGCGGTCTACGCGGTCCCCGTCGACGGAGGCCCGATGGGCATGCTCTACCGCCAGGACATCCTGGACGAGTACGACATCGCCCCGCCGAAGACGTGGGACGAATTCCAGGCGGCGGCCGAGAAGCTTCAGAGTGAGGACGCCCCGGGCGTGCTGGCCAACTTCCCGACCAACGGGCGCGCCTTCAATCAGGCCCTCTTCGCCCAGGCGGGCTCGACGCCGTGGGAGTACGACTCCGCGAACCCGCAGGAGATCGGCATCGAGGTGAACGACCAGGCCTCCAAGGACGTCCTGAGCTACTGGCAAGGTCTCGTCGAGGACGATCTCGTCTCCACGGACGACGCGTTCACCGCGGACTACAACACCAAGCTCGTCGACGGCACCTACGCCATCTACCTGGCCGCCGCGTGGGGCCCGGGCTACCTGCAGGGCCTCTCCGATACCGATCCCGAGGCCGAATGGCGCGCGGCGCCCCTGCCGCAGTGGGACGAAGCGAACCCGGTCCAGGTCAACTGGGGCGGTTCGACCTTCGCCGTGACGGAGCAGGCCGACGACAAGGAGGCGGCCGCCATGGTCGCCAAGGAGATCTTCGGCACCGAGGAGGCCTGGAAGATCGGCATCGAGGAGGCGGCGCTCTTCCCGCTGTGGACGCCGATGCTCGAGTCGGACTACTTCCGCGACCTCGAGTACGAGTTCTTCGGCGGCCAGAAAATCAACGACGAGGTCTTCCTCGACTCCGCCCAGGGCTATGAGGGCTTCACCTTCAGCCCGTTCCAGAACTACGCCTACGACCAGCTCACCGAGCAGCTCTTCGCGATGACGGAAGGCGAGAAGGACGCGGACGCGGCCCTGGACGACCTCCAGACGAGCCTCGAGAAGTACGCCGCTGAACAGGGATTCACCCAGAAGTAGCAGGCTGCGGCGGGGGCCGGCTCCGGTCCCCGCCCGCCCGGCCGCCACTGCTGTTCCCGTTCGACTAGGAGAATCACTATGACCACCCAGGCCACGGAGCTGGACCAGGCGACGAGCCGTAAACTCGCCGCCTCGGGTTCGCTTCTCGTCCGGCGCCGCCAGCGTTGGGGATGGCTGTTTGTCTCGCCCTTCCTGCTGATCTTCGCGCTCTTCCTGATCATCCCGCTCGGCTACGCGTTCTGGATGAGCCTGTTCACCTCGACGCTGGCCACCGGCACCGAATTCACGGGCCTCGCCAACTACGTTCGCGCCTTCAACGACCCCCTCTTCATCGAAGGCATCCTGCGCGTGCTCGCCTACGGCGCCGTCATGATCCCGACCCAGCTCATCGTCGCGATCGTCGCCGCACTCGTGCTGGACACCCTCTCCACGTGGGTCTCGAAGCTCAGCCGCTTGCTGATCTTCGTTCCCTACGCGGTCCCCGTCGTCATCGGCGCCCTGATGTGGAGCTTCCTCTACAGCCCGCGTTTCGGCCCCGGCGCGACGATCTTCGATGCCTTCGGACTCCAGGCCCCGAACTTCCTCGGCCCGGACACGATCTTCTTCTCGCTGGTCAACATCGTCACCTGGCAGTGGGCCGGCTACTACATGGTGGTCGTCTACGCGGCCCTGCGCTCCATCGACCCCGCGATCTACGAAGCGGCCCGGATCGATGGCGCGAACGGGCTGCAGACCGCACTGCAGATCAAACTCCCGATGATCTCCTCCTCGATGGTCATGGTGGTCACGTTCGCCCTCATCGGCACCCTGCAGTTCTTCACCGAACCGGTCGTGATGCAGAGCATCGCCCAGGGCTCCATCGACGCCGCCTACACCCCGAACATGTACGCGTTCTCGCTCGCGTTCAGCTACAGCCAGTTCAACTACGCCTCGGCCATCGCGTTCTCGCTGGGCATCCTGGTGTTCATCGGGTCCTTCCTGTTCCTGTTCCTCACGCGCAAGCAGAGCGGTCTGAAGTGATGTCCACTCCCGTCCAAACATACAAACGCCGGCCCCGCGGCAAGCGCCGCATCGGAGCGCACGCGTTCCTGATCATCCTGGCGTTCTACTTCGTCATCCCGCTGTGGTGGCTCCTCGTGGCCGCCACGAAGGACACCGCCGGCCTCTTCGGCAGCCCCGCCTTCTGGTTCTCCGGGAACTTCGCGTTCTTCGAGAACATCGCCGGGCTCTTCCAGCACGACGGCGGCATCTACTGGCGCTGGCTCGGCAACTCGTTCCTGTACGCCTTCACGGCCGGCACCGGGGCGACGATCGTCGCCGTGCTGGCGGGGTATGGCTTCGCCAAGTTCCGCTTTCGCGGTTCCGGACCGGTCTTCACTCTCATCCTCGGCTCCGTCATGGTGCCGCTGACGGCCCTCGTGATCCCGACGTTCGTGCTGCTGAGCGACTACGGCATCATCAACACGCCGTGGGCGGTCATCCTGCCCTCGCTGCTGAATCCCTTCGGCGTCTACCTGATGCGCGTCTACACCCAGGACGCCGTCCCGGACGAGATTATGGAGGCCGCCAGGATCGACGGCGCCGGCGAAGTCCGCACGTTCTTCACCGTGGTGCTGCCCATGCTCCGCCCCGCGGTCGTGACGGTGCTGCTGCTCTCCGTCGTGGTCACGTGGAACAACTTCTTCCTGCCGCTTGCCGTCCTGACCGATCCCGAACTCCTGCCCGTCACCGTCGGCCTCAACCGGTGGACGGCGCTCTCCAACGCGGGTGCCGGTGGCGAGCAGGTCTGGAATCTCATCACCTCGGGTGCGTTCATCTCGATCGTCCCGCTCATCCTGTCCTTCCTCTTCCTGCAGCGGTACTGGCAGGGCGGCCTCGCCACCGGCGCCGTCAAGTAGCCGCGGCACCCGAAGCACTCCGTCAACGCCCCGGCCCAGGCCGGAGCGTGAGCCAACCATGACCACACCACACGTCACGAAAGCGATAACCATGACTGACGCATCCTTGACCGTCGACCCGCACTACGCCGTCGGGGAGGTCAAACGGCAGCTGTTCGGCGGCTTCGTCGAGCACCTCGGCCGCCACGTCTACGACGGGATCTACGAACCCGGCCACCCCTCCGCGGACGCCGACGGCTTCCGCCAGGACGTCATCGAGCTCGTCCGCGAGCTCGGAGTCTCCACGATCCGCTACCCCGGCGGGAACTTCGTCTCCGGCTTCGCCTGGGAGGACAGCGTCGGGCCGCGCGAGCAGCGCCCGCGCCGCCTCGACCTGGCGTGGCACTCGACCGAGACCAACGAGGTCGGCCTGCACGAGTTCTCCACGTGGCTCGAGAAGGTGGGCAGCGAGCTCATGCTCGCGGTCAACCTCGGCACGCGCGGCACCAAGGAAGCCCTCGAGCTGCTCGAGTACTCCAACCTGCCCTCCGGCACTGACCGCGCCGAGCAGCGCATCGCGAACGGACGTACCGAGCCCTTCGGCGTGAAGATGTGGTGCCTCGGCAACGAAATGGACGGCCCCTGGCAGGTCGGCCACCGCTCGGCGGAGGACTACGCCAAGATCGCCACGCAGACCGCCAAGGCCATGCGCATGTTGGATCCCGGCATCGAGCTCGTCGCCTGCGGCTCCTCGAGCGCGCACATGCCGACCTTCGGCGAGTGGGAGCGCACCGTCCTGACCCACGCGTACGACGACGTCGACTACATCTCCTGCCATGCGTACTACGAGGAGAAAGACGGCGACATCGGCTCCTTCCTGGCCTCCGCCGTCGACATGGACCGCTTCATCGAGACGGTGGTCGCCACAGCCGACCACGTGGGCGCCGTCCGCGGTTCGCAGAAGAAGATCAACATCTCCTTCGACGAGTGGAACGTCTGGTACCAGTCACGCTTCGAGAACGTCGACAAGATCGAAGGGGTCGACAACTGGCCGGTCGCCCCGCGCCTGCTCGAAGACATCTACTCGGTCGCGGACGCCGTCGTGTTCGGCAACCTGATGATCTCACTGATCAACCACGCCGACCGCGTCACGAGCGCGTCACTGGCGCAGCTCGTGAACGTGATCGGCCCGATCATGACCGAGCCCGGCGGGCCGGCCTGGCGCCAGACCACGTTCTTCCCCTTCGCGCTGACGTCCCGCCTGGCCACGGGCCGCGCGCTTCAGCTCAAGCTGGACGCGCCGACCTACGTCTCGGAGCAGTACGGCGAGGTTTCGCTCGTGGACGCGGCGGCCACGTACGACGACGAGGCGAACCGCGCGGCCGTCTTCCTCGTCAACCGCAGCACCGAGGAGGCGGTCACCGTGACCGTCGACGTCGCTTTGCTCGGCGAGATCAGCCTTCTGGAGAGCCACACGCTCGCCGACGAGGACCGCAACGCGAAGAACACGCTCGAGAACCAGGAGCGCGTGTCCACCGCGGAGAACACGAGCGCGCGTATCCAGGACGGTCAGCTGACCATCACGCTGCCGCCCGTCTCCTGGACGGCGCTCGGCCTCGGCTGATCTGTCCCGGCGTCTCGCCACGGTGAGTGCGCCCAGGGCTTACGTAACCGCCGGCTAGTTGGTAATATTTAATTACGAACTAGTCGGCGGTTTCGGCATCTGCAACCACCGGCCGCGCGAGCTGCCGGACGCGAGAGGAAGAATGACTCATGGAAGCCAACTGGGCCGGAAACCTGACGTACGGCGCGCAGCGCATCGTTCATCCAGCCGACCGGGCGCAGCTGGTCGAGGCGCTCGCCGGTGCCGGGGAGGTGCGGGTGGTCGGGAGCCGGCATTCGTTCAACGACATCACCGACACGACCGGGACTCTGATCGCCACCGACCGGCTCCCGGCCGGCGTCGAGGTAGACGCTGCGGCGGGGGTGGTGCGCGTGGGCGGCGGCGTGCGCTACGGCGACCTCGCCGCGCTGCTCGACGGCCACGGCCTCGCCCTGCCGAACCTGGCCTCCCTGCCGCACATCTCCGTGGCGGGCGCGATCGCCACCGGGACGCACGGCTCCGGCGACCGGCTCGGGTCCCTGGCGACCTCGGTCCGCGCGCTGACCTTGCTGACACCGGGCGGCGACGAGGTTCGCTACGCCCGCGGAGACGAGGACTTCCCCGGGGCCGTGGTGCACCTTGGCGCGCTCGGCGTGGTCGTCGAGGTCGAGCTCGAGGTCGAGCCGGCGTACGACGTCGCCCAGACGGTCCACGAACGCCTCGGGTGGGATACTGCCGTCGAGCACTTGGACGCGCTGACCGCGAGCGCCACGAGTGTCAGCCTCTTCACCGATTGGAGTGCAGCCGGCCAGGTCGCACAGATCTGGACCAAACACCGCGCCGACGCCGGTGCGCCAGCGGCCGCCGACCTGCTGCCGGCGCTGGGAGCGACGCTCGCCGACGGCCCGCGCCACCCGGTGCCGGGCGGGGATGCCCGGGCGAGCACTGAACAGGGCGGAGTCGCGGGCAACTGGGCGCAGCGGCTGCCGCACTTCCGGCTCGAGTTCACCCCGTCCAGCGGCCGCGAGCTCCAGTCCGAGTACTTCGTCCCGCGCGCAGACGCGCCTGCGGCAATCGAGGCGTTCCGTTCGTTGGGGGATCGGATCAGCCCGCTGCTGCAGATCAGCGAGGTGCGGACGGTCCGGGCGGACGACCTGTGGCTCAGTCCGGCCAGGGGCCAGGACACCGTGGCGTTCCACTTCACGTGGCTGCCCGACCAACCGGCGGTCGGGGCCCTGCTGCCGCAGATCGAGGGGGCTCTGCCGCCGAGCGTGCGTCCGCACTGGGGCAAGCTCTGGCGGATGGATCCGGCGTTCGTCACGTCGCGCTTCCCGGACTGGGACCGCTTCGCCCGCCTCCGGGCGCAGCTGGACCCCGAGCGGCGCTTCGTCAACGGCTTCCTGCGCCGGCTCGGACTCTAAGCTCAGAGGCAAATGCACTTGCACTCTCGATGGGAGAGTGCCAATAATTGGTTTAGCACTCTGAAGCCTCGACTGCTAGACCGGGTGGTGTTGACCGCCGGGACTGCTCGGGTGACGGAGTGAACTGTGGATTGAGACAGCGAGGGTGCTCGCGGGCGTGTTCCGAATAACGCGCGCGTCGTGGGCCCGTCCGTCGCGGGCGTTGTCCTCAGTCCATTTCCACCGCTTGAATGTCCCGAAAGGACCACACGCCACCATGGCCAAGATGATTGCATTTGACGAGGAAGCTCGCCGCGGCCTCGAGCGCGGCCTGAACACCCTTGCCGACGCCGTGAAGGTGACGCTGGGCCCGCGCGGCCGCAACGTCGTGCTCGAGAAGAAGTGGGGCGCCCCGACCATCACGAACGACGGCGTCTCCATCGCCAAGGAGATCGAGCTCGACGAGCCGTACGAGAAGATCGGCGCAGAGCTGGTCAAGGAAGTCGCCAAGAAGACCGACGACGTCGCAGGTGACGGCACCACGACGGCCACCGTGCTGGCTCAGGCGCTCGTCAAGGAGGGCCTGCGCAACGTGGCCGCAGGTGCCGACCCGCTGTCCCTGAAGCGCGGCATCGAGAAGGCCGTCGCCGCTGTGACCGAGGAGCTCATCGCCTCCGCCAAGGAGATCGAGACGAAGGAGCAGATCGCTGCCACCGCGTCCATCTCCGCCGGCGACACCCAGATCGGCGGCCTCATCGCCGAAGCTCTGGACAAGGTCGGCAAGGAAGGCGTCATCACGGTCGAGGAGTCCAACACCTTCGGCCTGGACCTCGAGCTGACCGAGGGCATGCGCTTCGACAAGGGCTACATCTCCGCCTACTTCGTCTCCGACGCCGAGCGTCAGGAGACGGTGCTGGAGGACCCCTATATCCTCATCGTCAACTCGAAGATCTCGAACATCAAGGATATGGTCTCGGTCCTCGAGAAGGTCATGCAGTCGGGTAAGCCGCTCGTGATCATCGCCGAGGACGTCGAGGGCGAGGCCCTGGCCACCCTGGTTCTGAACAAGATCCAGGGCCGCTTCAAGTCCGTGGCCGTCAAGGCCCCGGGGTTCGGCGACCGCCGTAAGGCCATGCTGGCCGACATCGCCATCCTGACCGGCGGACAGGTCATCGCCGAAGAGGTCGGCCTCTCCCTGGAGAACGCCACCCTGGACCTGCTGGGCCAGGCCCGCAAGGTGGTCATCACCAAGGATGAGACCACGATCGTCGAGGGTGCCGGCTCCGCCGAGGAGATCGCCGGGCGCGTCAGCCAGATCCGCGCCGAGATCGCCAACACCGATTCCGACTACGATCGCGAGAAGCTCCAGGAGCGCCTCGCGAAGCTGGCCGGCGGCGTCGCCGTCATCAAGGCCGGCGCTGCAACCGAGGTCGAGCTCAAGGAGCGCAAGCACCGCATCGAGGATGCCGTGCGCAACGCCAAGGCGGCCGTCGAAGAGGGCATCGTCGCCGGCGGTGGCGTGGCCCTGATTCAGGCCGGCGCGCGCGCGTTCGGCAAGCTCGAGCTCACGGGCGACGAGGCGACCGGCGCGAACATCGTCAAGGTTGCCATCTCGGCTCCGCTGAAGCAGATCGCCTTCAACGCCGGCCTCGAGCCGGGCGTCGTCGCCGACAAGGTCAAGGGCCTCGAGCCCGGTTTCGGCCTGAACGCGGCCACCGGCGAGTACGAGGACCTGCTGGCCGCGGGCGTCAACGACCCGGTGAAGGTCACGCGCTCCGCACTGCAGAACGCGGCTTCCATCGCCGGCCTGTTCCTGACCACCGAAGCCGTCGTGGCCGACAAGCCGGAGAAGAACGCTCCGGCCGGCGGCGGCGACGACATGGGTGGCATGGGCGGTATGGGTGGCATGGGCGGCTTCTAAGCTCCAG
Encoded here:
- a CDS encoding FAD-binding protein; translation: MEANWAGNLTYGAQRIVHPADRAQLVEALAGAGEVRVVGSRHSFNDITDTTGTLIATDRLPAGVEVDAAAGVVRVGGGVRYGDLAALLDGHGLALPNLASLPHISVAGAIATGTHGSGDRLGSLATSVRALTLLTPGGDEVRYARGDEDFPGAVVHLGALGVVVEVELEVEPAYDVAQTVHERLGWDTAVEHLDALTASATSVSLFTDWSAAGQVAQIWTKHRADAGAPAAADLLPALGATLADGPRHPVPGGDARASTEQGGVAGNWAQRLPHFRLEFTPSSGRELQSEYFVPRADAPAAIEAFRSLGDRISPLLQISEVRTVRADDLWLSPARGQDTVAFHFTWLPDQPAVGALLPQIEGALPPSVRPHWGKLWRMDPAFVTSRFPDWDRFARLRAQLDPERRFVNGFLRRLGL
- a CDS encoding LacI family DNA-binding transcriptional regulator encodes the protein MAATLHDVARMAQVSIKTVSNVINERPNVGSATRAKVEAAIAELGYTPNLTARGLRSGRKGAITLAVPDLALSYFAELAAEVIAAAEAAGVVVLVEQTGGDRERELALLKSPRLNMTDGLIFSPLGMGQEDVGALEVSYPLVILGERIFEGPADHVTMQNVAAARAATEYLLDSGRRRIAVVGAHEGEVVGSAGLRLSGYREALAAAGIEYEPNLIAHSGLWHRANGATCMRELLARGVDFDAVFGLNDTLALGAMRVLQEAGISVPADVAVMGFDDLEETPYSIPSLTTVDPGRGWIARTAVKTLLQRINDAGSGGPAETRLAEFEIRRRESTAAA
- a CDS encoding ABC transporter substrate-binding protein, with the translated sequence MKSKTSRVFAATPIAALSIAGLAACGGETAANCTNEILKDDATQVSVWAWYPAFEQVVDHFNETHDDVQVCWTNAGQGNDQYTKFSTAIEAGSGAPDVIMLEAEVLSSFSIRDALTDLSEYGVADIAGNYTEGAWSDVSSGNAVYAVPVDGGPMGMLYRQDILDEYDIAPPKTWDEFQAAAEKLQSEDAPGVLANFPTNGRAFNQALFAQAGSTPWEYDSANPQEIGIEVNDQASKDVLSYWQGLVEDDLVSTDDAFTADYNTKLVDGTYAIYLAAAWGPGYLQGLSDTDPEAEWRAAPLPQWDEANPVQVNWGGSTFAVTEQADDKEAAAMVAKEIFGTEEAWKIGIEEAALFPLWTPMLESDYFRDLEYEFFGGQKINDEVFLDSAQGYEGFTFSPFQNYAYDQLTEQLFAMTEGEKDADAALDDLQTSLEKYAAEQGFTQK
- a CDS encoding carbohydrate ABC transporter permease; amino-acid sequence: MSTPVQTYKRRPRGKRRIGAHAFLIILAFYFVIPLWWLLVAATKDTAGLFGSPAFWFSGNFAFFENIAGLFQHDGGIYWRWLGNSFLYAFTAGTGATIVAVLAGYGFAKFRFRGSGPVFTLILGSVMVPLTALVIPTFVLLSDYGIINTPWAVILPSLLNPFGVYLMRVYTQDAVPDEIMEAARIDGAGEVRTFFTVVLPMLRPAVVTVLLLSVVVTWNNFFLPLAVLTDPELLPVTVGLNRWTALSNAGAGGEQVWNLITSGAFISIVPLILSFLFLQRYWQGGLATGAVK
- a CDS encoding carbohydrate ABC transporter permease, producing MTTQATELDQATSRKLAASGSLLVRRRQRWGWLFVSPFLLIFALFLIIPLGYAFWMSLFTSTLATGTEFTGLANYVRAFNDPLFIEGILRVLAYGAVMIPTQLIVAIVAALVLDTLSTWVSKLSRLLIFVPYAVPVVIGALMWSFLYSPRFGPGATIFDAFGLQAPNFLGPDTIFFSLVNIVTWQWAGYYMVVVYAALRSIDPAIYEAARIDGANGLQTALQIKLPMISSSMVMVVTFALIGTLQFFTEPVVMQSIAQGSIDAAYTPNMYAFSLAFSYSQFNYASAIAFSLGILVFIGSFLFLFLTRKQSGLK
- the groL gene encoding chaperonin GroEL (60 kDa chaperone family; promotes refolding of misfolded polypeptides especially under stressful conditions; forms two stacked rings of heptamers to form a barrel-shaped 14mer; ends can be capped by GroES; misfolded proteins enter the barrel where they are refolded when GroES binds) → MAKMIAFDEEARRGLERGLNTLADAVKVTLGPRGRNVVLEKKWGAPTITNDGVSIAKEIELDEPYEKIGAELVKEVAKKTDDVAGDGTTTATVLAQALVKEGLRNVAAGADPLSLKRGIEKAVAAVTEELIASAKEIETKEQIAATASISAGDTQIGGLIAEALDKVGKEGVITVEESNTFGLDLELTEGMRFDKGYISAYFVSDAERQETVLEDPYILIVNSKISNIKDMVSVLEKVMQSGKPLVIIAEDVEGEALATLVLNKIQGRFKSVAVKAPGFGDRRKAMLADIAILTGGQVIAEEVGLSLENATLDLLGQARKVVITKDETTIVEGAGSAEEIAGRVSQIRAEIANTDSDYDREKLQERLAKLAGGVAVIKAGAATEVELKERKHRIEDAVRNAKAAVEEGIVAGGGVALIQAGARAFGKLELTGDEATGANIVKVAISAPLKQIAFNAGLEPGVVADKVKGLEPGFGLNAATGEYEDLLAAGVNDPVKVTRSALQNAASIAGLFLTTEAVVADKPEKNAPAGGGDDMGGMGGMGGMGGF
- a CDS encoding alpha-N-arabinofuranosidase; amino-acid sequence: MTDASLTVDPHYAVGEVKRQLFGGFVEHLGRHVYDGIYEPGHPSADADGFRQDVIELVRELGVSTIRYPGGNFVSGFAWEDSVGPREQRPRRLDLAWHSTETNEVGLHEFSTWLEKVGSELMLAVNLGTRGTKEALELLEYSNLPSGTDRAEQRIANGRTEPFGVKMWCLGNEMDGPWQVGHRSAEDYAKIATQTAKAMRMLDPGIELVACGSSSAHMPTFGEWERTVLTHAYDDVDYISCHAYYEEKDGDIGSFLASAVDMDRFIETVVATADHVGAVRGSQKKINISFDEWNVWYQSRFENVDKIEGVDNWPVAPRLLEDIYSVADAVVFGNLMISLINHADRVTSASLAQLVNVIGPIMTEPGGPAWRQTTFFPFALTSRLATGRALQLKLDAPTYVSEQYGEVSLVDAAATYDDEANRAAVFLVNRSTEEAVTVTVDVALLGEISLLESHTLADEDRNAKNTLENQERVSTAENTSARIQDGQLTITLPPVSWTALGLG